CAAATTACTTCTCTAATGTTTGTAATTTGAAAGGGTGACATTGAACGAGCTATCTTTCGATAAGttaataaaaatgatagaaatccCAGGCTACAAGAGAGAAAATGATGCtgataacatttaataaaaataaataatttgaaaaatgaaaagtcaCTCTATCAAAGTTGGCTTACCTTTTCCTTTGCACAGTGAGCATATACATGCAAATTTGGGTTAGACTCTTGAGTTACGGCAAGTTCAGTACTTCCCATAAGCTGGTGCCATAGAAGTGTACTAGaaacaaaacaaattaataaGATGAATTATGTTGGTTTCTATAGAGAAAAAAACAAGGATAAggctcacactatccgtgtaaAGATACGGGCACGTTGTAATCTGGATTGGGAATAGATGTTGCAGTATTAAGAAAAGCATAATTTCCACCGATTATAGTTTGCCTGCAGAAGACCTTGTGATTGTAGGTTGAAGCCATTCCCAATTGATCAAGATACCTGTTAAGGGAGAAAAGGTCAACCGCGTGTTTTATTATACACAAAGAAAAGGTAGAGgtagaagaaaaagagagaaaaatattaCCAAAATCCATCAGCAGAGGTTGGGGACAAATCTTTAGCACCGTCGTGAAGAGCTCTGCCAGATTCAGAAATCCAAGGCCCAACTGCGGTTTAAACTTGTTGACAATATTCAAAACACCTTTATAGGTTTCGGCAACTTGATTTAAGTAAGATGGATCTTGAATCTTGGTAATCATGTTTGGATCATCACCTACATATGCATCCATCGAATTAAGAAACTAACCCTGCTAGTAATAAGTAAGCCTCTAAAAGCTCTTCGATGAACACTGAATTGAGACATATTTGGATACCAGGTCTAAGATTatcgatgtaacacccctaaataATATCCGTCGCGGAataggattacgaggcattatcgataAATATACTTCAATCACATACATTTATAGAATCATTATCAAAAATCCATTCAATTCATTCACATTGTCCATTATAAGGTCTTATggaaccttaaaacatgcttaaaagtgtttgggactaaaccgaaaaagTTTACAaacttttggaaacttagaaaatttactTTGCtttcagggtcacacgcccgtgtgaacagaccGTGTGACTCatacggccaccagacacgcctgtgtcacaagCCATGTAAAAACAGggatacatactaacttgtaccacacgaccGAGGACACGCCCCTGTGCCATGCCGTGTGAAATCTAAAGGGATTAGTAACTTGTgtcacatggccgaccacacATCCATGTGCttgcccgtgtgccacacacggctagtagaaacgtctgtgtgtctaggccatgtcaaaactgtagggtatactgactttaattcaaatggtaccccaggggacacacgactgtgtaacatgatcatgtgtcacacacggttgagacacacgcccgtgtctctactcgtgtggacaaaaataggccatttgcaaagccaatttgccacccttttctcatgcatacAAATCAACCTAAATGGAACCATTTCATGACatttataagcaaccaaaactagccaattcatacatatttcatgccATCTATATACAACCATtttaactactcaattccacaaccaaaacatactaaaatcatTAAACTTATATAACTTTTAAATGCATTTTAACATTACCATATCACCTATTTCATGCcaaaaaacttaccatttctgtaacaccccgaacccgagaccgacaccggagtcggacacgagatgttaacaaactttgaaaaatttttccagacactgcccagtctgagtactagtcgcttcaaaaatcatatcttgagtttcacaactcaaaaatcagttttgtgatttttccctgaaactagactcatgtccccacctatggatttttttctagaatttttggtcgggccaattagtacagtttattagtcaaagtctcccatgttacaggggtcgactacactgaccttttcccattacgactgggatatctctctgcacagagcttcaatactgatgccgtttgtttctatggaaactagactcagagaggaatccatacatatatggtatgacccctaattatctctggtcaatttatagtgaatttccaaaggcggaacagtgaatccagaaactgttctggccctgttccacaagaactcgaatatctctttctgtactgttcctataattgtttcgttacttccatatgaaagtagattcatcaaggttcgattacataatttattcactatttaattccactcctacgaattcttgtgatttttccaatccacaccactgctgctatcagcttctgttttcaaagtgaaccttacctaatttggggtttcatggaccaactagggccttgtcatacataagcccacatatgatcatacttagccattctagtggctgatcatttgctcaacacttccattccaacatagttacatcatgaaaccatctatacattcataaatacgaatggtctaatgccatactccacttctacaagccattttcgcatggctgtacacttatacatttcataaagtactcgaaagacaacaatgggtagtcctatacatgccataacaaaattcaaccaaaatagtacccaaaagagcctttgatagtgtgggcgacttcgacttcaagatcccgagtccgatagctggagaaccaaaaatctataaaacagaggagcaatgtaacgagtaagcaatttatgcttagtaagtttgagcaaggaattccagcatgcacaaagaatagcacacatttagctaaacggaatatttcataatacgcaatttaccgatatcaaacttgcttcacaacattaacaacccttatgtacatacacaataaactaacttggccgaaggccggtagctcgtttatcaactgagcgaacatttatttgtaagggctcgattaaattcaacacatacgtaacatatccccatattgggattttttcgagtattcgctggaattttacagcaagctcattcattaccaaatcacgtaccttcgggatttaaccggatatagctcctcgttcaaatgccttcgggacatagcccggttttagtaactcacacaatgccttcgggacataacccggatttaacaactcgcacgaatgccttcgggacttaacccggatttaataactcgcacgaatgccttcgggacttaacccggatttaataactcgcacgaatgccttcgggacttaacccggatttagtatctcgcacacaggccttcggatcttaatccggatatattcacttagcacaaagccttcgggacttagcccggacagcattcaattaatcatgcacatctaacaataattcatagcacattcatatttcattttcgtttacgaaactcaaacacaaggcacatattgtccttgcacattcggctcaatagccacacatagagcatgatttaatcacaccgaaatttaagctctcttactcaagaacttacctcgggtgttgtcgaacgattccgctagctatttaaccactttttccttccctttatcggttttatttcccctttgctcttgagcttaatcaaacaaataaattgatttcatcattttaggcatcaaaagatgaacacaaggcacttagcccatatttatacattagacattaaagtctcatacatgcaaaaatcatgcatcaacacaacatattagctaatttcttgcccttggccgaatatgcatgtccatttttggggtcgatttcaacacttaatacacacatgtacacactagtaaagcatcctcccccttttcatcaatttaacacatgcattgctcattaacatgcaaagttacattcggccttagcacacatcttgctagccgattcttctccatttagcaaccaatgcacatatgtgctcacacaacaaaaaaaatgctaaaaaggaggttcaagaatcatcaagccatcatcacatgcatcattaacaagcttcatattttgcatgcaatggcattaacacaacctccacctaggccgaatcttaactcatcctcatgcctcatcaccacaacatcaaacatcaaccaagaatgattcatccatggtcaagtgccatttccatcacatagcaagatttagaccatgggttaggtagaactcaagctaacaactaaaacatgcatgcctctcatggaacatcatcaaacataccttagcctagctacatgcatggccgaatctcttcacctttcttcttctttcctccttaaaatttttggccaaggatgaaccaaaggatgagaaaatttttctttgtttttctttctagtttttggcaagcatgaagatgagaaaaggatgaacaaaattccccctttctcttgtttagctcacggcaatgggggacaaacaccacacacacattttttttttcttttgttttccatttctttattacccatactccttattttattcttccactaacaaaacatgtttcatgacatgttttgcccatccttccttgtcatggccggccactactcattagggggggaatttgacatgcaagtcccccctttgtccacatgcactagtaggtcctcacacattgacctatcacattttagaattttctcacataagtcctattgactaaattcacatgaaatcaaccaaattgaagcttgaaattttcacacattcataattacatattctacacaataagtatcacattcaaacatttcggtgactcggtttagcggtcccgaaaccacttcccgactaggatcaactttgggctgtcacaatttctATATCACATAATCAAACCAAAGTAAGTGGCCATATCCATACCAACATTTACAACCAAaagtaagccaaatctcatggattaaattataattcaaaatatatcatcaactcactagcctatacatgccatataccatatttacaagcatccaaaagtaccaataagatgattgatagtgtgatgatgtatTCCTGACGATCCTCGAgttcgagctagcttcgataatctataaaacaaagacaaataacacacaataagcttcacagcttagtaagttcataccaaCAATACTCAATAGTTCATAAAATACAAATCattaattaataaacacttagtagttctcatatcatcattcagtTCTAATTCATgaccatttatcatgtatatacaaattcatcagcttcatacacatagtatcaactaccacattgGTATAGTACGTACCTGTAGTTTTCTGTATTTATTTATctcattctcacctctttgttcaatacattaaatcGTTCAGAAATCTTTCAATGCTTTaagaactcacacacttagtgcataaatgtttagccgaagctataatgatatcgcacacttagtgccacgcaTAACCGGAGCTATTCTAATTCACACACTAagtgctttatatagccgaagTTATTTCGaaatgcacactaagtgccaaatacATTCGATTTGTCATCGTACGCATTCATTGTcgtatatatacaatttatacaatatcaaaacattaaaaacataattttaacaatgtttatcatgtacaaacttaccttgtactccaaattgatgaatcagatcgattactcgataaccttcgattttcctgatctaaatctaaattctttctttcttgatctatatgtattcaaaattaacccatttaatcaccaattcattcaatttaatccacaaacacatatttgggctttttttttcactttagcccttaaagttccatattcaatttagtccctgtttcataaatacacaaaattcacaaaaattcaatttaacccatgcttCGCCAAATTACTATAATGCCGCTATCagcccattttttttattttacaatttaaccctttaatttatacttttctcaatttaatccctaatatgcatttttactcaaaatcaatttacaaaacatattaatctatcaacaagttttcataattcatcatcaaacatccaagaACACAttaattcatcaatgaaaactttcaaaaccATCAACACTATAAAAAATTGggacatgggctagctagtactcaaagtaacgatcacagaaacatagaaatcatcaaaaactgaacaaaaatcacataccaatttgAGCTCACAAGTACCGAACCTTCAAAGTCCTAACTATGGTattctttcttcttatttttggTTAGACAAGATGATAATGAAgccaaattcttttttttttattaattataactaatatgccattttaccattttaaccttaatgaaaccTTTATAAAATCATCTAATATATGCCTATTTATGACCatttccactatcaatggtctaatatcaaaataaggacctttcatttaataaaacatagcaatttgacacatttatcaaatagaatgcaacttttgcattttacgtgatttactccttttctcaaattaagccattaaacgataaaattaactcacgaaattttctcacatatataatcacatgctataaaaaataaaaataatattaaaataaattttaacctcagatttgtggttttaaaaccactattctaatttagctaaaaccgggctattacaaTAGATATGGTGTGTAACTCCATCAACAACATCATGTTCTGAAACTTCTAGGAAGGAATTAAACCATTTCTCATCATAATAGCCACTAGGACCTAGAACTTTTGGTTGAGTTTTGGGATCTGGGTTTAATTCTTTCACTAGATTCTTAAGTACTACTATGTCTTTTCCATATTGTTCAACCTCAATGCTTGCACCGATCCCAACTCCAGAGAGTTGAtttcctaaaataataaattgattaaaatataatgaaaaataatcTCATGCAGAGCTTCGGGAAAACAAATTCAGTTACCAAATTCATAAGAATCAACTTTGTATCCCCTGGAAATAGTATACTTCATTAAATCCCTTGTATTTTGCGATTTCCAATCGCCAACCCAAAGTCCCTTTTTGATTTGTGACTGATTTCTTCTGAGAAGAGCATTCAACCCGAATGTAACCTTTACTCTTCAAAATGTCATATCAATAAAGTCAATGTTTTTACTAAGAAAAAAAGGGagtgtttaattatttttcagaACAAATAGAAATACCAGCCCAGTTTGATTGAAAAATTTATTGAGTTCTTCCCATATTTCCATAGAAAGGTAGCCCTGAGAGAATCCAAATAAACTATCttcatttttcatgaaattgGGGCAATTCTTAACTCCTCCTACTCCGTACACCACTTGATCTTGCAATGACCCACCAACTTTGATTCTTAAAGGATTAAATGCTgaaagtaattttataaattagtctGAAAATTTTCTTACCAACTTTGAACCAAGCTTAGTCCAACTGGTTCCCGCAACCATTCTTATGATGTGGATTTTAACAGTATTCGGATAACAATATTTGCAATCTCTTTTTTGATTCTTAGGGTATGGCCTAACATGGATAAATTAATGATAGAGACATGTAATATTATATACGTAGAACTCACCTTTTATTGCATTTATTAGACCATTCTTTTTTAAATCCTACAAAAAACATAAAGTAcaagaaaagtcaaaatttatgtAAAAGACATTGTTCATACTCACTCAATAAAATATTCTTACCAAATTTAAAACTCCAGCCTTTCCCTAGGGACATTGGTTGTAGTTGCATTTTTTAGTAGACCACCAATCCAATGTAGCACATACAAAGTTATCATTTCTTTCAGTAGTTGATGTTGCTCCTTGAATCACAACATTCACATTTTGTGTCGACAAAAGTGATATCTGGGAAACAAGGATTGCTAGGCTGAATATGCATTTCAAATCCATATTCATGATGTCTAGATATTAGGAAAGAGTAGGAAGAATTGAGGGTAATGCAATTGTAATCATGCATgcgtttatatatatgtgtgtattaaaagTTTATTACAATGAGATATGAATTTAAAATTGGTTAGAAAATTTAATCGTGGTAAAGGCATCATCATCATTTTGTTTAAAAGTTACAGTTTTGCAACTGCAACTTATTCCTTTTCAACTATGATCGAGATAATGATTCCAACTCGTTAGTGGGCATAGAAATTTCATCTTAAAACCACTTTTGGGCGGTCTACCATTTAAATTCCAAATTAAAGGCTTGTATTGTTTCTTTAGCTTTTATGTCTTGTTGTCTATATTGTTAATGGAATAGAAATGTGTGTAACtcccctaaaattttatttttatttttatgagtgtGTTATACAAttatgtatctgctttagtggttaagtgttctgggagtgtttgagaggtcctaagttcaagctatgacttgggcaaattttggtatttttatgagtTAAGTCCAATCTTTTGTCAataggtttttatttatttattgataaaCTTATATCAGAATAGGCATGCTAGTTTGGTGGATAAGTGGTATGTTAGATTGTTGAAGGTCTTGTGTTTGATTCATTTCGTGTGTATGATTGATTATTTTTGCTCGGTTTGGTGGCTGAGAGTTTGAGTTGTACTGAAAATCTGAGTAGTGGGTAGTTGAGATAGTGTGGGTAGTGGGATTTGGGTAAATCAGTTCCCAAATTTCCTTTTCAGGAAAAACTGACAAATTTTCGTCTCCCCTCtattctcccttttctttttgccCCTTTTCCGAATTTTTCTTCCCTTATTGCTGCCAGTTTCGATTCTTGCTCTTTACCTACCATCATTTTTCTGCGTATTTTTACTACAGTGCCTCTTGTGCGTTATCGGTAAGCTTGTTAGGTGCGTTTTGTTTTTCACTTTGGTTAAATAAACCGATGGATTAATAGGGTTCGTTTTATGATTAGGGGAAATTTAAGGTTTTGGGGGCTGTTAATTGGTACTTTAGTAGTGTGAAGCCACCGTTGCTCTGTTGAAGGTAAGGTTTTGATGGATTGTCAATGGTGGACTTCAATAGGTTTTGATTGAATAAGGAGTGAAATGATTAACTGAGAGTTGCATTGGTTGAATATAGGTTTTAGAAGGCTTCAGATACTTTTTGCAGCgaatcgataccaggtgtgtacctaaaaatgcaaaaaataaaattcggtgaaaGCCGAAAAAATATTCTATAGacaccacacagacgtgtggttgatcgtgtggtaggccgtgtgtgacacacgaaaTAGACTAGATTGGGCCGTATGAGTCACACAGACATGTGGGCCAACACAGGTAGtttacacgggtgtgtgggattctgggccaggccgtgtgatctacacggccaatgccaatttgggccgtgtgggcctacatgAGCAGACCACATAGGTGTGTGAGCtcatttttctgaaaagttctcTAAGGtggcacgggtcgcccaagtcgactatggacctattgtagggtcggtaagtacaACTTAGACTCCTATATGTGTAATTTGTTTGTCTGAATTCTGTATTGAGCATGAGTATTGATTTGAAAGTATGGACTGTTAATTGCAGAATATCATGACATTTATtgcatgttgcattgcatcggggtgggttgatgatatttggaggaagagttctgaaaggctcttaagcctgtcATCTGGCAACTCAGCTGCAATATTATGATTATGTGCTGCATTTAGGTACAGCATGGGGTGTAgagatgggtgggtgtttttaaccccacatggtgtgtagggacagatggagatagtgtgtagaggctggtttgGTAGGATTCTGATTTCTGTTACTGCATATTGTATCTggaatgggccaaggccctaatttatttctgagactgtatctgagtgggctaaggcccaaactgaatcTATAATGGGCTCAGTCCCCAGACTATATATGACTGATTTTTGATGTTTAACTGTGTCCATGTTTTCTGtgggggttacacactgagtttgcaacaACTCGcccttttctgtttaatctgtacaggtaatctgTAACcacccgattttagctaaattagaaaAGTGGTTTCAGAACGACAAATCTGAgatcgtaaaattattttaatattagttttggtttttacatcatgtgaatatatatgtgtgaaaatttcgtgaaataattttaacatttgaatgcttaatttgataaaaggacttaattgcgtaaaatgcaaaagttgcatgttatttgataaaggtgtctaattgctatggattattaaatggaaggtccttatgttgtaattagaccatgattagtggaaattgacatgaatagccatccattaaatgaattattaatgtttaaacaaaggttaatttagtaatttgtgatttaagttaatattaattaaaagaaacattaAGGTGgccattttatcatcttttttgcACCAAAAtaacaaagaagaagaagctaaaaTAGTGCTTTAAATTTTGGCACTCTAAAATAGTGTTTTAAATTTTGGCACTTCTCTAGCTTGATtgagatcaagaacgaaagaaatcagatttagattgagggaaatcgaaagttatcgagtAGCCGATCCGGTCCCTCTACTCGACTACGAGGTAAGCTTATATGCAAATAAGTGTCTTTAAATTGTATTCTATGTGTTTACTTGTCATCGaaatgttataaatgttgaacgagcaattacgagcaagaatcgacagagttacgacatttgaaagtcccgtatgaaccttaggaatagtataggatacaaatgtcatgacattaggttaccgagatgtgattacatgtaagaccatgtctgggacattggcattgtattgtgcttacgtgtaagaccatgtctgggatattggcatcgttaatcaatttcgtgtaagaccctatctaggacagtggcatctatatgtaataacatgtaagatcatatctgggatatggcattgtacgagcttatgtgatttttcgagtatccttaatgattctgaacggttcaacgggaaaattcaAGTTGAGAAGGAATATatgaatgagctaagtgactcagTCATGTACAAGTATTGAAAAGGGGAAGCATTTGATGAACTCGATTAAGacattgaatatatgttcaatgagaaaggtttgtgaatttgaatgtgattagctatgtttagcatatttgaattgatatgcaaatattcatgagatgactttatttgtatatggcttactaagcttttaaagcttaatGTGTTTATTTTCCACTGTTTTATAGATTaccgaagctagctcggactagGGGATCGTCaggaaacatcatcacactatcgatcatctcgttggtacttttgggAACTTTGTATTTTtggtgtatggcatgtataggttagtgtcatcttggtatgttttgaactATGATTTTaaccatgagagttggcttgtgaatgttggtgtgtatggccatttaagttggcttgaattatgtgtttgataagtggtatatgtgaattataaatTACCTTATGTTTTAACATGTTGCCATGGTTGTTAATATGGTTAAATGGTTGCTCATTTGGCTAGTTATAAATTGATGTATAAATGCTTGAagaatggtatattttggtataattgatacatgatgaattgatatgtttgagaaGAATGATTTAGTTGATGGAAAGGTGAtagaaatgcatttagaagttatgtaagttgtgatgattttggcttaatgatttggtatgttttgaatatggaattgagtagttgaaatggttaaATATAGGTGACATGATACGTGTATGAATTGGCATCttttggctgcctatatatgtgttaaaatggTACCAATTTGGTCACTTTGTGTGCATGAGAGAaaggtggaaaattggctttataaatggcctatttttgtccacacgagaagagacacgggcttgtgtctcagccgtgtgtgacacacagtcatattacacggttgtgtgtcccttggggtaaccttttgaattaaagtcagtataccctacaggtttggcacggcctaaacacacgggcatgtctattggTTGTGTATGGCTCACGGGCTGGCGCATGGACATGTGGTTGGCTGTGTAACCCCTTTAATTTTCCCACGTCCATGGCATACGGGTGTGtcatgtatgccctgttttcacccggcctgtgacacgggtgtgtctggtgaccgtgtgaggcacacggcctgttcacatggacgtgtgacccttaaatgttaaaaaattttataagattctcaaagtttgtaaatgttatcagtttagtctcgaaccatttctaagtatgttttattgtctcgtagagccttataagagacaatgtgaatgatttgaatggattttaagtatgaatgtataaatgtatgtgaataagGTGtgttatccggtaatgcctcgtaaccctattccggtgatagatacaggttaggggtgttacatttaatttgtgttagaactacaatttagtcgattctaggactaacataacGTGTGAGAGttgagctatacatgccatatatataaactgcgatagtgtgatgattcctgatagttaaaatgtgtttttatatagtaaatggatcatgatcgagctgtagttgatgatgttgaaagtaatgcacccgctgCCGCTCAAGGAGCAGTGCAGTCTAATTCTAGACTCGTATCTAGTAGCCAAAGGGgaaaggctaagcaagcctttttcCAATTGATGCGTGAGTGGTTCACAGAGTTCGTTCGGACGAATCTGGCTGcttaacaacctccacccctactTGTTCCTCAACAAGTCCTAGTTGTGCCACAAGTGATAGATCTAATTTGCTTGAGTAAGCCACCTATTGATAAGATTTGGAAACACAAGGCTAAAGAGTTTTGGGCTGCAGTTGATGATGGTGcggagagagctgagttttggctcgagaacacgatcagagtatttgatgaatcgtcctgtactccagatgaatgtataaaatgtgtggTATCTTTACTTAAAGATaatgcataccattggtggaaaatgttGACATCGGTTGTTCATAGAGAATGAGTTACCTGAGAATTCTTCCAATTTGAATTTCGAAGGAAATATATAAGTGAGCGATTTCTTGattagaaacataaagagtttttagagttaAAACAAGGCCGAATGGCTGttactgagtacgaaagagaatttgtacaatTGAGCACATATGCTCAAGAATATGTGTCTactgaagagatcatgtgtaaacaATTCGTACACAGGTTGAATGAGGATATAAAACTGTTGGTTGGgatacttgaattgaaagaatttgttgttctggttgagagggcttgtaaagccgaggatctcaacaaagaaaagagaaaagctaattttgaagcaagagat
This window of the Gossypium hirsutum isolate 1008001.06 chromosome A09, Gossypium_hirsutum_v2.1, whole genome shotgun sequence genome carries:
- the LOC107889861 gene encoding heparanase-like protein 1, whose amino-acid sequence is MDAYVGDDPNMITKIQDPSYLNQVAETYKGVLNIVNKFKPQLGLGFLNLAELFTTVLKICPQPLLMDFGNIFLSFSSTSTFSLCIIKHAVDLFSLNRYLDQLGMASTYNHKVFCRQTIIGGNYAFLNTATSIPNPDYNVPLMGSTELAVTQESNPNLHVYAHCAKEKVIRRHVGAARDSMEATQLALLWHRLMGSTVPAVTQESNPNLHVYAHCAKKKPRISIIFIHLSKDSSFNVTLSNYKHQSHNLRSTDVAKPNFEFRGSKDREEYHLAVLAGNIQGQIVLLNDTPMVPTETFNLPVMEPKVVNASMPISIVAHSMVYVTIRDFQASACA